One genomic region from Arthrobacter sp. FB24 encodes:
- a CDS encoding acetyl/propionyl/methylcrotonyl-CoA carboxylase subunit alpha, which produces MRKVLIANRGEIAVRIARACDDAQLESVAVYADIDADAMHVGAASEAFSLDGNSPADTYLNIPKLLEVAARSGADAVHPGYGFLSENADFAQAVLDAGLAWIGPAPEAIRQLGNKITAREIAVRAGAPLVAGSDGPVDSAAEARAFAEQHGLPIAIKAAFGGGGRGLKVVRNMDEIEESFDSAVREAVAAFGRGECFVERYLDRPRHVEAQVLADTHGNVVVVGTRDCSLQRRHQKLVEEAPAPFLSDDQRQQICSAAKAVCREAGYSGAGTVEFLVAADGTVAFLEVNTRLQVEHPITEETTGIDLVQEQFRIADGEALRITADPEPRGHSFEFRLNAEDVGRGFLPSPGTIADFHAPTGPGIRLDTGVRAGSFVAPQFDSLLAKLIVTGADRQQALRRARRALAEIEITGVATVLPFHRAVLQSPDFTSETGLGIHTRWIETDFADRIPADPGYSTTAPEGERRTITVELDGRRLAVGLPADLLDGWARSGGALPAGVSLDGASDGGAAAGSAADPGELRADMAGTVVKWLVEPGAEVSAGDAVVVLEAMKMETQVTAHRDGTVTGIRAEAGGVVSVGAVLALIG; this is translated from the coding sequence CCTGGACGGCAACTCCCCGGCGGATACCTACCTGAACATCCCCAAGCTGCTCGAGGTGGCTGCCAGGTCAGGTGCGGACGCCGTCCACCCCGGCTACGGCTTCCTGTCCGAGAACGCCGATTTCGCGCAGGCAGTGCTGGATGCCGGGCTGGCCTGGATCGGCCCGGCGCCGGAAGCCATCCGGCAGCTCGGCAACAAGATCACCGCCCGCGAAATCGCCGTCCGCGCCGGCGCCCCCCTCGTGGCCGGCAGTGACGGTCCCGTGGATTCGGCGGCGGAGGCCCGAGCCTTCGCGGAACAGCACGGTTTGCCCATCGCCATCAAGGCGGCCTTCGGCGGCGGCGGCCGCGGCCTCAAGGTGGTCCGGAACATGGACGAGATCGAGGAATCCTTCGACTCCGCAGTCCGCGAAGCGGTGGCAGCCTTCGGCCGCGGCGAATGTTTCGTGGAACGCTACCTGGACCGTCCGCGGCACGTCGAGGCCCAGGTCCTGGCCGACACCCACGGCAACGTCGTAGTAGTCGGGACCCGCGACTGCTCCCTGCAGCGTCGGCACCAGAAGCTCGTGGAAGAGGCACCTGCACCGTTCCTCAGCGACGATCAGCGGCAGCAGATCTGCAGCGCGGCGAAGGCGGTCTGCCGGGAAGCCGGCTATTCCGGCGCCGGCACGGTGGAATTCCTGGTTGCCGCGGACGGCACCGTGGCCTTCCTGGAAGTGAACACCCGGCTGCAGGTGGAGCACCCCATCACCGAGGAAACCACGGGGATCGACCTGGTCCAGGAGCAGTTCCGGATCGCTGACGGCGAGGCGCTGCGCATCACCGCGGACCCCGAACCCCGCGGCCACTCCTTCGAATTCCGGCTCAACGCCGAGGACGTGGGGCGCGGCTTCCTGCCCTCGCCCGGGACCATCGCCGACTTCCACGCCCCCACCGGCCCGGGCATCCGCCTGGACACCGGCGTCCGCGCCGGATCCTTCGTCGCACCGCAGTTCGATTCGCTCCTTGCCAAGCTGATCGTCACCGGAGCGGACCGGCAGCAGGCGCTGCGCCGGGCACGCCGCGCGTTGGCCGAAATCGAGATCACCGGCGTGGCCACGGTGCTGCCGTTCCACCGCGCGGTGCTCCAATCGCCGGACTTCACCTCCGAGACCGGGCTGGGCATCCACACCCGCTGGATCGAAACGGACTTCGCGGACCGCATCCCGGCGGATCCGGGCTACAGCACCACCGCCCCCGAGGGCGAACGCCGCACCATCACCGTCGAACTGGACGGCCGCCGCCTGGCAGTCGGGCTGCCCGCTGACCTGCTGGACGGCTGGGCACGCTCGGGCGGAGCCCTCCCCGCAGGCGTCTCGCTGGATGGAGCGTCCGACGGCGGTGCTGCCGCAGGTTCCGCAGCCGACCCCGGCGAGCTGCGCGCTGACATGGCCGGAACCGTCGTGAAGTGGCTCGTGGAGCCGGGCGCCGAAGTGTCGGCGGGGGACGCCGTCGTCGTTCTTGAAGCCATGAAGATGGAAACGCAGGTGACGGCGCACCGCGACGGAACGGTGACAGGCATCCGCGCCGAGGCCGGCGGCGTGGTCAGTGTCGGGGCGGTGCTCGCGCTGATCGGCTAG
- a CDS encoding ArsR/SmtB family transcription factor, with amino-acid sequence MKDELPTGLVLSDVKAELFKSMGHPVRIQVLEMLADGPVAVSRLRDDTGLEPSNLSQHLGVLRRQRLVIPSRQDGRLFYELSCPEVSSLLLSARSLLGTVLQSTRLTLKSVDVPAKEAVGH; translated from the coding sequence ATGAAGGACGAGTTGCCCACAGGTCTGGTCCTGAGTGATGTAAAGGCCGAACTTTTCAAGTCCATGGGACACCCTGTACGGATCCAGGTCCTGGAGATGCTCGCCGACGGCCCCGTAGCCGTCAGCCGCCTGCGGGACGACACCGGCCTGGAGCCCTCGAACCTCTCCCAGCACCTTGGCGTGCTCCGCCGCCAGCGCCTGGTCATCCCTTCGCGCCAGGACGGCCGGCTGTTTTACGAGCTGTCCTGCCCCGAAGTGAGCAGCCTCCTCCTCTCGGCGCGCTCCCTGCTAGGCACTGTCCTGCAGTCGACCCGGCTGACACTGAAGTCCGTGGACGTGCCCGCGAAGGAAGCGGTGGGCCACTAG
- a CDS encoding YegP family protein: MAGMFELFADSDTSFRFQLTAPDGTVMALSRPFPDKRAAVAGIAAVREYAGMGFVTESLRRPAAVADFPAW, from the coding sequence ATGGCAGGCATGTTCGAACTATTCGCCGACTCAGACACTTCCTTCAGATTTCAACTGACAGCACCCGACGGCACGGTCATGGCGCTGTCGAGGCCGTTCCCCGACAAGCGGGCCGCAGTAGCCGGGATCGCCGCGGTGCGCGAGTACGCAGGCATGGGCTTTGTCACTGAATCGCTCAGGCGGCCGGCCGCCGTCGCAGATTTCCCTGCGTGGTGA
- a CDS encoding PAS and ANTAR domain-containing protein: protein MVSPVTARKVPQAHSSLLAAGECIAGTFRYDAVTGKLDWSEELFHIHGYRRGEIVPTLDLLLSHKHPDDRSRGLEILTRIRNAGGSFFSYDRLIDARLREHRILTTGEGVLDQAGRLSHIDAFVIDLTKMLQRETEQFARAAVTAANASRSTIEQAKGILMGALRIGSEEAFKLLVAHSQHSNIKLARTATELVALANNAKDPALLDGFVQALHRGQALHRGPAGRRPGTIGVHGPAGRRQQGSM, encoded by the coding sequence GTGGTGAGCCCCGTGACCGCGCGGAAGGTCCCGCAGGCGCACTCCAGTCTCCTCGCCGCCGGGGAATGCATCGCCGGGACGTTCAGGTATGACGCGGTGACCGGCAAGCTCGACTGGTCCGAGGAGCTTTTCCATATTCACGGATACCGGCGCGGCGAGATCGTACCCACCTTGGACCTGCTGCTCTCGCACAAGCATCCCGACGACCGAAGCCGCGGCTTGGAGATATTGACCCGAATCCGGAACGCCGGGGGAAGTTTCTTCAGCTACGACAGGCTCATTGACGCGCGCCTGCGCGAGCACAGGATCCTGACGACGGGCGAGGGCGTGCTTGACCAGGCGGGCAGGCTGAGCCACATTGACGCCTTCGTGATAGACCTCACCAAGATGCTGCAGCGCGAGACGGAGCAGTTCGCCAGGGCGGCCGTTACAGCGGCCAACGCCAGCCGCAGCACCATAGAGCAGGCCAAAGGCATCCTGATGGGTGCCCTGCGCATCGGATCGGAGGAGGCGTTCAAGCTGCTCGTCGCCCACAGCCAGCACAGCAACATCAAGCTGGCCAGGACCGCAACAGAGCTCGTGGCCCTGGCCAACAACGCCAAGGACCCCGCACTGCTGGACGGTTTCGTTCAGGCACTCCACCGCGGGCAGGCACTCCACCGCGGGCCTGCCGGACGCAGGCCCGGAACAATCGGCGTCCACGGACCTGCGGGGAGGCGTCAACAGGGCTCCATGTAA
- a CDS encoding TetR/AcrR family transcriptional regulator — MTADDANRSTLLPAQAMAGRDDPVDRILATAYELFSRRGIRDVGTNELISRSGVAKATFYRHFPSKDALVLAFLALRDQVWTVDLIVSEARRRGTTPEERLLAIFDVFGDWFHRDDFEACTFINVLLEMGPDHPLGKASIGYLTRIRGHIQALAEEAGLSRTEEFARSWHILMKGSIISATEGDFLASKRAQQMAGWLIEHHRN, encoded by the coding sequence ATGACTGCCGACGACGCCAACCGTTCCACCCTGCTGCCCGCCCAGGCAATGGCGGGCCGCGATGACCCCGTGGACCGCATTCTTGCCACCGCTTACGAGCTGTTTTCCCGCCGCGGGATCCGCGATGTCGGAACCAATGAACTCATCAGCCGCTCCGGCGTAGCCAAGGCGACGTTCTACCGGCACTTCCCGTCAAAGGATGCCCTGGTCCTGGCCTTCCTGGCGCTCCGTGACCAGGTGTGGACCGTGGACCTCATCGTCTCCGAAGCCCGCCGCCGCGGCACCACTCCCGAGGAGAGGCTGCTCGCGATTTTCGACGTGTTCGGTGACTGGTTCCACCGCGACGACTTCGAGGCCTGCACGTTCATCAATGTTCTGCTGGAGATGGGTCCCGACCATCCACTGGGGAAGGCGAGCATCGGCTACCTCACCAGGATCCGCGGCCACATCCAGGCCCTGGCGGAGGAAGCCGGGCTGAGTCGCACCGAAGAATTCGCCCGGTCCTGGCACATCCTGATGAAGGGCTCGATCATCTCGGCCACCGAGGGGGACTTCCTGGCGTCAAAGCGGGCCCAGCAGATGGCCGGCTGGCTGATCGAGCACCACCGGAACTGA
- a CDS encoding bile acid:sodium symporter family protein has product MLEATKSHEHPKAGADADAAPLNPALAAEAKIARIAVTVFPLLVVAAGIAGFLLPGAFKPMAPGVPYLLGVIMFCMGLTLTPPDFASVVKRPWAVVLGIVAHYVIMPGAGWLIAVALNLPPELAVGLILVGCAPSGTASNVMAFLAKGDVALSVAVASVSTLIAPIVTPLLVLFLAGSFLQIDAGAMVVDIVKTVLLPVIAGLLARLFLKKLVAKVLPALPWASAVVISLIVAIVVAGSASKIVAAGGIVFLAVVLHNGFGLGLGYLAGKLGRLDDKARRALAFEVEMQNSGLAATLATAHFSPLAALPSAVFSLWHNISGAIVAAWLARRPLTDAPGRDAQVHSAAARDA; this is encoded by the coding sequence ATGCTTGAGGCAACCAAATCCCACGAACACCCCAAAGCCGGCGCCGATGCTGATGCCGCACCGCTGAATCCGGCACTGGCGGCAGAGGCCAAAATCGCGCGAATCGCGGTCACCGTCTTTCCGCTGCTGGTGGTGGCTGCCGGCATTGCCGGTTTCCTGCTGCCGGGCGCCTTCAAGCCGATGGCCCCCGGCGTCCCGTACTTGCTGGGCGTCATCATGTTCTGCATGGGCCTGACGCTCACCCCGCCGGACTTCGCGTCCGTGGTCAAGCGGCCCTGGGCCGTGGTTCTGGGCATCGTGGCCCACTACGTGATCATGCCGGGCGCCGGCTGGCTGATTGCCGTGGCGCTCAACCTCCCGCCCGAGCTGGCCGTGGGCCTCATTCTGGTGGGCTGCGCGCCGTCCGGGACCGCCTCCAATGTGATGGCCTTCCTGGCCAAGGGGGACGTTGCCCTCTCGGTGGCCGTGGCCTCGGTCTCCACGCTGATCGCCCCGATCGTCACTCCCCTGCTGGTCCTATTCCTGGCCGGATCCTTCCTGCAGATCGACGCCGGAGCGATGGTCGTGGACATCGTCAAGACCGTCCTCCTCCCGGTGATTGCAGGCCTGCTGGCACGGCTGTTCCTCAAGAAGCTCGTCGCGAAGGTGCTTCCGGCACTCCCCTGGGCCTCCGCCGTCGTGATTTCCCTGATTGTGGCGATCGTGGTGGCTGGCAGCGCCAGCAAGATCGTGGCCGCCGGCGGCATCGTGTTCCTCGCCGTTGTGCTGCACAACGGCTTTGGCCTGGGCCTCGGATACCTCGCCGGCAAGCTCGGCAGGCTGGATGACAAGGCCCGCCGCGCGCTGGCCTTTGAAGTCGAAATGCAGAACTCCGGGCTGGCCGCCACACTGGCCACCGCGCACTTCAGTCCGCTGGCCGCACTGCCCTCGGCGGTGTTCTCGCTATGGCACAACATCTCGGGCGCGATTGTGGCCGCATGGCTGGCCCGGCGCCCGCTGACTGATGCCCCTGGCCGCGATGCCCAGGTTCATAGCGCAGCCGCCCGGGACGCCTGA
- a CDS encoding YegP family protein translates to MAGKFELVAAEQGGVRIRLVNGAGNILAVSGIYRDSAAAASGVTEIREHAATAHIADYSGPPAQ, encoded by the coding sequence ATGGCAGGAAAATTTGAACTCGTCGCCGCCGAACAGGGCGGCGTCCGAATCCGGCTCGTCAACGGCGCAGGCAACATTCTTGCCGTCTCAGGGATCTACCGGGACAGCGCTGCGGCCGCTTCCGGCGTCACAGAGATTCGCGAGCACGCGGCCACCGCGCACATCGCAGATTACAGCGGCCCGCCGGCGCAATAG